The Taeniopygia guttata chromosome 35, bTaeGut7.mat, whole genome shotgun sequence region gccccagggcatggagcacggctgtggggtgtctgcccggcccctattccatcctgtccacgggcatggccccaggggatggcatggcatggcatggcatggcatggcatggcatggcatggcatggcatggtatggcatggcatggcatggcatggcatggcatggcatggcatggcaaggcatggcatggcatggtgccaagctggctgcaggcaccagccctgtggcccagctctgccactcacccttctgcagtggctggaactgctccacctcttcaggctgctgtgctggggcagctccagggccttctttctcctccttcccccaggccagcttgggaACGCTCGCAGGTTTGTGCTCCtcgtcactgcctggattcatggctacttgcagaaggtgaaaaggaaaaggtccgagtcagcaagtgctgcagtcgtgccttgagggcacctgcaagagtgaagtcttggcaaggctacaggacagtgagtcctgcactctggtcttgggcgctccagccacaaggacaggagactcctgtcaaggacagtgcaaagcaaatgccacggtctgccctcgagggcagctgcagaagagatgcctcgggaaggccaggggtcaccaagtgctctggtctggccacaagctcacctgcaggagtaatacctcaggaaagctccgggtcagcaaggaacgagtggctgtgccAAGGCTCCTTACAGCACCGCTCTCTCTGTCCTGTCTCGTcgcgtgcacagagcactgtggagtggccttgtcacttCCAACACCTATgtcacagcatgtcacaaagggcccttggataccctgtcctgttccattccacggtgaccatgctgcaccgtgtcacaaagggcccttggataccctgtcccgttccattccatggtgaccatgctgcaccgtgtcacaaagggcccttgcacactctgccacctgccctggggccacccccagccccccagagtggcccaggttggaaggaatgccttgccccaggtgtgtcagacagcccaacaggatctttaggaacggctcagaccatcagcaaacgctgccctgctctgcgggctcagagcagcaggaacccccagggctgccgacgcagccgcggcgggaagggcacggggccctgcacagaagctggcacggcctcctcgggacacgtcccacgtggtggccatcctaagcacggccgtgtgacacagaccaggaacgtgtgggccagggcaggaatgctgctctgaccctggggcccggggagcgctgacatcagccgctgaggcacagtccccgccgaagcagagttcccccgagccctggcagcaccggtgcccgtctgctgccccagaaacctgtgccccaaaagggcttctctgccagagggcagccaaagctggtgtgtgttgcagcatttttcacagaaagaggacatgagttatgagatttgagctactccagtctaggcctcagatttgggccttgtgaggccttcaagcctctgacgcagttagaaattcagagcttgtggcgcagatagaaatagtattaaggtgtgacggggaccactgggctgtctgggtgtgaattagtatatgtttatagtgtaaggctcaagccactttaaggaaaaggtaaacattgTTAGCCTAGCAATCAGactgcctttgtttctgtaaactatgtagaagcttatataaactaccatcttatctcgaataaacggagaacgtttgattaaccacattggttcagatctgtgtttgtcttgtccattttcccattttcctgagattccctggcttttggtgtgcattgggggctgtgctgcatcctacaggggctgttggtagcagcacctggagcaactggtggcaacaattggtgcgtgtcagatgttgttgctccttcccggaatgattttttcatggaagggattagcagtAGCACAGAAACACgaacagctactcaacttcacaggacaaagagaatctactgaaacactgtcatgtttccttgtgcttttggtgacagagacagggaatggggacagggaaggggaatggggacagggaataggactgggaatggggacagggacagggaatactGAACAGGGACCGAGAATGGGGTCCGGATTGGTGTGGGAGCAGGACGGGAACgggacaggggggacatgggaacaggcaggggcaaggggagtatggaaggggagtaaggaatggggcagccactgctgggGGACGAGCCGTTGAGATgggggcacatggggacagttccagggcagggggtccttgaccagctgcccagaacctccaccaggatctcccagtgcaactggagccgctcagcctggggtgcccaaagccctgagcaactcccaggtccctcccaggaaccctcaagtccctcaaacccagcatcccgcacatcccctgcaagatcccccccatgtccccatccttgtcttagCTCAACATGTTTATcggcagtgtcacagcggggcagctctcagtgtccccagcaggtcacagtgtccagtgcagcccgtgccagcggtcactgcgcacacggggcaggctgggctggacaggggacggggcagaaatgctgccccgggactggggtctccccctgcctctggggcaccttgggcagggcacggggctgctgctgggccagggggacaggccgtgccccctgtcccctgctgctgggccagggggataggccgtgccccctgtccctgctgctgggccagggggacaggccgtgccccctgtcccctgctgctgggccagggggacaggccgtgccccctgtcccctgctgctggcccagggggacaggccgtgccccctgtccctgctgctgggccaaggggacaggccgtgccccctgtcccctgctgctgggccagggggacaggccgtgccccctgtcccctgctgctgggccacagggacaggccgtgccccctgccagctccccagGCCCCTCTGATGCCTGTCCCTcgtccctgtggctcctgtccccaccactccccaccaccttcactccccCCTTCAAAGCCCCACTCAACCCCTTCACAGTGagctctggaaagaaagaatgaatgaaggaaaggaagtgttgtctgttcaccCTGGATGGATGTCAGgtacccaccaaagctgctctctgactcccctccagagatggacaggagagagaaaacagaatgaagacttcatgggttgagctaaggactgggacagatcactcagcaaatgacatcatgggcaaaacattttcaaaattggagatattaatggaatttattgctatctggatcagggcaggatagtgagaagtaaaacaaagctttaaaaactccttctgcccttccctccctccttcccagctctacctcccccccagtgggtgcagggagacagggaatgggggctcaggtcagttcatcccctgttgtttctcctgctgctcggggagaggagtcgttccctgctgggccaggggtccctcctggagacacttctccatgaacttctccatggtgagttcatcccacggacagcagttctccacaaactgctgcagcgtggctcgctcctccatgggctcacaggtcctggcagggccctgctccagcgtgggctcctctccaggggtttgcaggtccctgccagctccctgctccagcacaggtttctcacggggtcgcagcctccgctcaggcatccccctgctccggcacgggctcctgcaggcgctgcaggtgcatctctgccctccgtgccctccatgggctgcagggcccagctgcctcaccagggactgcccagggaatctcagggcaatcagctccagcagctggagcagctcctgcccctcctgcgctggggccgggcaggggtgCCCGAGGCGCGGCGCAGCATCGGCCCCGCTGAGGGCATCGCGGTTCCCCCGCAGCACAGCGGCGCCCCTGTGCCCCTGGAGCTGGCGCTGCTGTGGATGGTGTCGTGCCCTGGCTGCCACAGCATCGTGCGGCTCCTGGGCTGGTTCGAGCTGCCCGACGGCTTCGCGCTGGTCACGGAGCGTCCGCAGCGCTGCCAGGACCTCTGGTACTCGCTGGCCGAGCGGGGGCTCCTGACGGAGCCCGTGGCGCGGGGGCTGTTCCGCCAGGggctggaggccgtgcggcgcTGCTCCAGCCGCGGCGTCCTGCACCGCGACATCAAGGCCCAGAACGTCCTCGTCAACCTGGCCACGGGCGAGGCGAAGCTCATTGACTTCGGGTGCGGCACAATCCTCCAGGACACGTTCTACACACGGAT contains the following coding sequences:
- the LOC140681356 gene encoding serine/threonine-protein kinase pim-1-like, which translates into the protein MAGRPGILPEPRPLRLRSLPPALAKSALRVPEARRSIGPAEGIAVPPQHSGAPVPLELALLWMVSCPGCHSIVRLLGWFELPDGFALVTERPQRCQDLWYSLAERGLLTEPVARGLFRQGLEAVRRCSSRGVLHRDIKAQNVLVNLATGEAKLIDFGCGTILQDTFYTRICACVPYSPLEWILFGCYHGRPATIWSLGILLYDMVCGHLPFHTNEDIVRSQLFFPPRVSQECQRLIRWCLSMDPTDRPSLEDLFEHSWLQEPCLAQETAEIHCSAQ